In the Malaclemys terrapin pileata isolate rMalTer1 chromosome 12, rMalTer1.hap1, whole genome shotgun sequence genome, one interval contains:
- the LOC128845997 gene encoding olfactory receptor 5V1-like, which produces MADARNQTGVSEFILLGFSDHPQVQLILFVAFASAYAAALLGNVSIITVICSQPGLHTPMYFFLVNLSLLDIGCVTSTVPQMLKNLLAQKKAISFQGCLAQMYFFTAFLATELLLLTGMAFDRYVAICHPLRYSLVMSQRTCCHLAVGIWASGFLISLPHTLSLLRLSFCGPNIINHFFCELPPLLQLSCSDTGYNQTLALVTDVFLGIGCFLLTLLSYVYIVSSVLKIQSAAGKRKAFSTCSSHVMVVTLFYSTVIYTYVRPPSAYLDRDKAVAALYTMVTPLVNPLIYSLRNKEVKEAFKKLMGGNRG; this is translated from the coding sequence ATGGCAGATGCAAGGAACCAAACAGGTGTGTCCGAGTTTATTCTGCTGGGTTTCTCTGACCACCCTCAGGTGCAGCTGATACTATTTGTCGCCTTTGCATCTGCCTATGCCGCGGCCCTTCTTGGGAATGTCTCCATCATCACAGTCATCTGTTCACAGCCTGgactccacacccccatgtacttcttcctggtcAACCTCTCCCTGCTGGACATTGGCTGTGTGACCTCGACCGTGCCACAGATGCTGAAGAACCTGCTGGCCCAAAAGAAGGCCATCTCCTTCCAAGGCTGTCTGGCACAGATGTACTTCTTCACCGCCTTCCTGGCgacggagctgctgctgctgactggCATGGCTTTCGACCGCTATGTGGCCATTTGCCACCCCTTGCGCTACTCCCTCGTCATGAGCCAGAGGACCTGCTGCCACCTGGCAGTAGGGATATGGGCATCGGGCTTCCTAATCTCTCTGCCACATACACTCTCCTTGCTCCGCTTGTCCTTCTGCGGGCCCAACATTATCAACCACTTCTTCTGCGAGCTACCACCGCTGCTTCAGCTGTCCTGCAGCGACACAGGCTACAACCAAACCTTGGCCCTGGTGACGGATGTGTTTCTGGGCATAGGCTGCTTCCTCCTCACCCTCCTCTCCTATGTCTACATCGTCTCTTCTGTCCTGAAAATCCAGTCTGCCGCAGGGAAGCGcaaggccttctccacctgctcctctcatgTGATGGTGGTGACGCTTTTTTATAGCACTGTGATTTACACTTATGTCCGGCCCCCCTCCGCTTACCTGGACAGAGACAAAGCCGTGGCTGCTCTGTACACTATGGTCACTCCCCTTGtcaaccccctcatctacagctTGCGGAACAAGGAGGTGAAGGAGGCCTTTAAAAAACTTATGGGTGGAAACAGAGGCTGA